In Dyadobacter sp. NIV53, a single window of DNA contains:
- a CDS encoding aldose epimerase family protein yields MSEYTFGTLPDGKEVSLFVLKNSKGYTAEILNYGGIIKSLHVPDKTGLMTNVVLGFESLEEYVADQTYMGALVGRYSNRITNGRFELNGKEFQLSVNNGQNCLHGGFHGFNKKLWELVSHNSDSLKIAYTSPDGEEGFPGNLSVQVLYTLTDKNELKIEYRGITDKTTYINFTQHSYFNLSAGSERTIEDHFLQINSDLYLPNNEQSVPNGNYDFVLQTPFSFVKPEKLGDALTDVHVQMKLDFGLNHSYVLKIRNSQELQLAARLFSPTSGITMETFTTEPGIHVYCANYFDGKTSEKFGKSYPKYAGICLETQHFADSPNQPGFPSTLLLPGEEFTSTTIYSFHTKID; encoded by the coding sequence ATGTCAGAATATACGTTTGGAACCTTGCCTGATGGAAAAGAGGTATCGCTTTTTGTGTTGAAAAACAGCAAAGGCTACACGGCAGAAATATTGAATTACGGAGGAATTATAAAATCCTTACATGTTCCTGATAAAACTGGTTTAATGACTAATGTGGTACTTGGCTTTGAATCGCTTGAAGAATATGTGGCCGATCAAACTTACATGGGTGCACTGGTCGGGCGTTATTCCAATCGTATAACGAATGGACGCTTTGAACTGAATGGAAAGGAATTTCAACTATCGGTGAACAATGGGCAGAACTGTCTGCATGGAGGTTTTCATGGATTTAATAAAAAACTTTGGGAATTAGTAAGCCATAATTCTGATTCGCTGAAAATAGCATACACCAGTCCGGATGGTGAAGAAGGCTTTCCGGGTAACCTGAGCGTTCAGGTATTATATACTTTAACGGATAAGAATGAACTTAAAATTGAATATCGGGGGATTACCGACAAAACAACATATATTAATTTCACGCAACACAGTTATTTTAATCTTTCAGCTGGTTCAGAAAGAACAATAGAAGATCACTTTCTTCAGATAAACAGTGATTTGTATCTTCCTAATAACGAGCAGTCTGTACCAAATGGCAACTATGATTTCGTTTTACAAACGCCATTTTCGTTTGTAAAGCCAGAAAAATTGGGTGACGCGCTTACTGACGTCCATGTTCAGATGAAACTGGATTTTGGACTCAATCACAGTTATGTATTAAAAATCCGAAATTCCCAAGAACTGCAATTAGCAGCCCGGCTCTTTTCTCCAACAAGCGGAATTACCATGGAAACCTTCACAACGGAACCTGGAATTCATGTGTATTGTGCTAATTATTTTGATGGAAAAACGAGTGAAAAATTTGGCAAATCTTATCCAAAATATGCCGGGATTTGCCTCGAAACACAGCATTTCGCAGATTCTCCCAATCAGCCTGGCTTCCCTTCAACTTTGCTTTTACCTGGCGAAGAATTTACTTCAACAACCATTTATTCATTTCATACCAAAATTGACTAA
- a CDS encoding AraC family transcriptional regulator, giving the protein MSDTVISRKRDGFAGQQAIVLPKSVVDICSETPPINTMYVTDMGFYPKAQFHYRQRLDGVPENILIYCVDGKGWAQMPDKGIVPIKTGEFLIIPTGTPHRYGADEVHPWSIFWMHLKGEQATNIAKLMMDSGKSHINAVPYDEERVRLFDDMYYTLEKGYGLDNLIYVNMTLWRFLVSFIQSDKFTLTRKTIDKDAISKTIDYMQESIHLSLKLDDFAAYVNISPSHYSALFKKKTGYAPIEYFNHLKIQKACQYLQFTDLRIGEIAQKIGISDQYYFSRLFRNIMESPPIEYRKKRLFVEDSTIINQA; this is encoded by the coding sequence ATGAGTGATACCGTTATTTCCAGAAAAAGAGACGGCTTTGCCGGCCAGCAAGCCATAGTACTTCCAAAAAGTGTGGTGGATATTTGTTCAGAAACGCCACCGATCAACACCATGTATGTCACGGACATGGGATTTTATCCAAAGGCGCAATTCCATTACAGGCAGCGCCTTGATGGTGTGCCCGAAAATATTCTTATTTACTGTGTAGATGGAAAAGGTTGGGCCCAGATGCCGGATAAGGGTATTGTTCCTATTAAAACAGGCGAATTTCTCATTATTCCAACCGGGACACCACACAGATATGGCGCTGACGAAGTCCATCCATGGAGTATTTTCTGGATGCACCTTAAAGGCGAACAGGCAACAAACATCGCTAAGCTAATGATGGATTCGGGCAAGAGCCACATAAATGCTGTGCCTTATGACGAAGAACGTGTACGGCTTTTTGATGACATGTATTACACATTGGAAAAGGGATATGGGCTGGACAATCTTATTTATGTTAATATGACGCTCTGGCGATTTCTGGTGTCTTTCATTCAAAGTGATAAATTTACTTTGACAAGAAAAACGATTGATAAGGACGCGATCAGTAAAACGATTGATTACATGCAGGAAAGTATTCATTTGTCTTTAAAACTGGATGACTTTGCGGCTTACGTTAATATTTCCCCTTCACATTATTCGGCTCTTTTTAAAAAGAAAACGGGTTATGCGCCAATCGAATATTTTAACCATTTGAAAATACAGAAAGCATGTCAGTATCTGCAATTTACAGATCTTCGTATTGGTGAAATTGCACAAAAGATCGGCATCAGCGACCAGTATTATTTTTCAAGGCTGTTCAGGAATATCATGGAAAGCCCTCCCATTGAATACAGAAAGAAAAGGTTGTTTGTGGAAGATAGCACGATAATAAACCAGGCATAA
- a CDS encoding glycoside hydrolase family 2 protein, translating to MRRISTFLLLTGLLFLVPTIHFHVTAQTKISLHGEWSVLLDPTDTGVRKHYWYETYPDKIKLPGSLTSNGIGDTVRVDTPWVGDLFDSTYFTSEKYKPYREGHVKVPFWLTPAHYYVGPAWYKRKIDIPENWSKQRVTLNLERCHWETSVYVNGIFCGSRNSLVAPHRFDVTPYLKAGSNAIVVRVDNRIKLNIGPNSHSISDHTQTNWNGIVGDLSLELFARTYIEDVRISSDITTGTANAIIKIKQDRNHEFDGTLTLKVGDNDKTVEIPVHLKNDTTTLITSYKIDNPKLWDEFSPNLYTMSVQLKSKEGVVVSDQKHTFGLREVGKKGTRITMNGRPIFLRGDVDCAAFPLTGFPPTSEPEWETIMKTAKNYGLNHLRFHSWCPPDAAFRVADRLGLYLYVEAPLWANQGSAVGTDGIIDRFIYDESLRLIAEYGNHPSFCFMSYGNEPAGGDQTEFLGKYVNFFKQYDNRRLYTSAAGWPSIPENDFDIHSDARIQRWGEELTSIINKQAPSTAYDWREIIKSHPRPYVSHEIGQWCAFPNFEEIPKYSGVTKAANFEIFQESLRKNGMADLAKPFLMSSGKLQALCYKADIEAALRTPGFAGFQLLGLHDFPGQGSALVGVLDVFWQSKGYITPEEYRTFCNETVLLARMNKLLYKSSDTLRADLEIAHFGASPLANQTLLWSIIDETGKRYQSGQIQKEQILIENAQSIGSINLSLKGFKRAQQLTLKVQLKGSTIYNSWNVWVYPDKVNENIGKTLVVKELTEEVLTQLKNGATVYFEAFGKVRKDQGGDVKIGFSSIFWNTSWTKGQGPHTLGLLVDPKHPLFTEFPTEFHSNYQWQEIVSKSQAMILTDLSPSVNPLIQPIDTWFENRKLGLIFEAKVGKGKLLICSADLESDLGERHSARQLRYSLLNYLNSKKFNPTTEITESALEKLFLK from the coding sequence ATGCGACGAATAAGTACATTTCTACTGTTGACCGGACTGCTTTTTCTGGTTCCGACAATACATTTTCATGTAACTGCTCAAACCAAAATTTCTCTGCACGGAGAATGGTCAGTACTCCTCGATCCAACAGATACTGGTGTGCGGAAACATTACTGGTACGAGACTTATCCGGATAAAATCAAACTGCCAGGATCCCTTACATCAAACGGTATTGGTGATACCGTCCGTGTCGATACGCCATGGGTTGGTGATCTGTTTGACAGTACATATTTCACATCTGAAAAATATAAACCTTACAGGGAAGGCCATGTAAAAGTCCCGTTTTGGCTTACTCCGGCACATTATTATGTCGGGCCGGCATGGTACAAAAGGAAAATTGATATTCCGGAAAACTGGTCAAAACAACGCGTAACGCTAAATCTTGAAAGATGCCATTGGGAAACGTCAGTTTATGTAAACGGTATTTTCTGTGGATCAAGAAACAGCCTGGTCGCGCCGCACAGGTTTGATGTAACGCCATATTTAAAAGCAGGCAGTAATGCCATTGTGGTGAGAGTTGACAACCGGATAAAACTGAATATCGGCCCGAATTCCCATAGCATTTCGGATCACACACAAACCAACTGGAATGGCATAGTCGGAGATTTATCGCTTGAATTATTTGCAAGAACTTATATAGAAGACGTTCGAATATCTTCCGACATAACGACTGGTACAGCGAACGCCATTATTAAAATAAAACAGGACAGGAACCACGAATTTGACGGAACATTAACGTTAAAAGTCGGTGATAATGACAAAACTGTTGAAATTCCTGTACACCTGAAAAATGATACGACTACTTTAATTACAAGTTATAAAATCGATAATCCAAAACTCTGGGATGAATTTTCACCGAATCTTTACACGATGTCAGTTCAGCTAAAAAGTAAGGAAGGAGTCGTCGTTTCTGATCAGAAACACACATTTGGTTTAAGAGAAGTAGGTAAAAAAGGCACACGTATTACCATGAACGGCAGGCCCATTTTTTTGAGAGGAGATGTCGATTGTGCAGCATTTCCGTTGACTGGCTTTCCTCCAACCTCAGAACCGGAGTGGGAAACCATTATGAAAACGGCAAAAAACTATGGACTTAACCATCTTAGGTTTCATTCCTGGTGCCCGCCGGATGCAGCGTTCAGAGTGGCAGACAGGCTTGGATTGTATTTATATGTGGAAGCGCCGCTTTGGGCAAACCAGGGAAGTGCGGTAGGAACAGATGGTATTATTGACCGCTTCATTTATGATGAATCGCTCCGGCTTATTGCTGAATATGGCAATCATCCTTCATTTTGTTTTATGTCGTATGGCAACGAGCCTGCCGGAGGAGATCAAACAGAATTCCTGGGAAAATATGTGAATTTTTTCAAACAATATGACAACCGCAGACTGTATACAAGCGCGGCAGGCTGGCCGTCTATTCCGGAAAATGATTTTGATATTCATTCCGACGCCCGGATCCAAAGATGGGGTGAAGAGCTTACGAGTATCATAAACAAACAAGCGCCGAGCACTGCATATGACTGGCGGGAAATCATTAAATCACATCCCCGCCCCTACGTCAGCCACGAAATCGGACAATGGTGCGCTTTTCCCAATTTCGAGGAAATTCCAAAATACTCAGGCGTAACGAAGGCTGCGAATTTTGAGATATTTCAGGAAAGCCTGCGAAAAAACGGAATGGCCGATCTGGCAAAACCGTTTCTGATGTCTTCCGGAAAGTTGCAGGCACTTTGCTATAAGGCTGATATCGAGGCTGCACTTCGTACTCCCGGTTTTGCCGGATTTCAGCTGCTGGGCTTACACGATTTTCCGGGACAGGGTTCCGCACTGGTCGGCGTTTTGGATGTATTCTGGCAGTCGAAAGGATACATTACTCCCGAAGAATACAGGACTTTTTGCAATGAAACTGTGCTTTTGGCCAGAATGAACAAATTGTTGTATAAATCGTCTGACACGCTCAGGGCAGATCTGGAAATCGCCCATTTTGGAGCCAGTCCTTTAGCGAACCAGACCTTGCTTTGGAGCATTATTGATGAAACCGGAAAAAGGTATCAAAGTGGCCAGATCCAAAAAGAGCAGATACTAATAGAGAACGCGCAATCCATTGGGTCTATTAATCTTTCATTGAAAGGTTTCAAACGTGCTCAACAACTTACCTTAAAAGTACAGCTGAAAGGCTCAACCATTTACAATAGCTGGAACGTGTGGGTTTATCCTGATAAAGTAAATGAAAATATTGGTAAGACATTGGTGGTTAAAGAACTCACCGAAGAAGTGTTAACCCAGCTCAAAAATGGAGCGACGGTGTATTTTGAGGCATTCGGTAAGGTGAGAAAAGATCAGGGCGGTGATGTTAAAATAGGCTTTTCAAGTATATTCTGGAACACATCCTGGACAAAAGGGCAAGGGCCGCATACGCTGGGATTACTGGTGGATCCGAAGCATCCTTTATTCACTGAATTTCCAACGGAATTCCACAGCAATTACCAATGGCAGGAAATAGTGAGCAAATCCCAGGCAATGATACTTACCGACCTGAGCCCGTCTGTTAATCCACTGATTCAACCAATTGATACCTGGTTCGAAAACAGAAAGTTGGGGCTGATATTTGAGGCGAAGGTGGGTAAAGGAAAATTACTGATTTGCAGCGCAGACCTGGAATCGGATCTTGGAGAAAGGCATTCTGCACGCCAGCTGCGTTACAGCCTGCTTAATTATTTGAACAGCAAAAAATTTAATCCGACTACGGAAATTACTGAATCTGCACTTGAAAAGCTCTTTCTTAAATAG
- a CDS encoding sugar porter family MFS transporter → MQTELVQNTIRYNSGYIVGISLISALGGYLFGFDFAVISGALPFLRTEFQLDVWWEGFLTGSLALGCMVGCMFAGKLADLYGRKPGLVVAAAIFAISSVGMALSGNLTVFVLMRFAAGIGVGMASMLSPMYIAEISPAEMRGRNVSINQLTIVSGILITNMVNYFLADTGPDAWRWMFGLGAVPAALFLMGVIWLPESPRWLIKDGQVEKAHQVLSKIGNEHFVRETQEAIGKTLLSAPKASFSDVFQKAVRPALLVGITLAVFQQLCGINVVFNYTSTIFESIGADLDRQLMETVAIGAVNLIFTLVAMWQVDKLGRRPLMLIGSLGLSITYIALAYVLQNGAPAIVVSILVLSAIALYATSLAPVTWVLITEIFPNNIRGMGISIATVSLWGAYFILVFTFPVLAKTLGTFGPFYLYAVICFLGFVFVKAKVAETKGQTLENLEESYIKH, encoded by the coding sequence ATGCAAACTGAACTCGTACAAAATACTATCCGATACAACAGCGGCTATATTGTGGGTATATCTTTGATTTCCGCACTGGGAGGATATCTTTTCGGATTCGACTTTGCGGTAATCTCCGGGGCGCTGCCATTTTTAAGAACTGAATTTCAGCTTGATGTCTGGTGGGAAGGTTTTCTTACCGGATCGCTTGCTTTGGGTTGTATGGTGGGCTGCATGTTCGCCGGAAAACTGGCCGATCTGTACGGACGTAAACCGGGGCTGGTCGTAGCAGCAGCTATATTTGCCATTTCTTCGGTAGGTATGGCTCTTTCGGGTAATCTGACCGTGTTTGTATTGATGAGGTTTGCGGCCGGCATTGGCGTAGGCATGGCTTCCATGCTGAGCCCCATGTACATTGCGGAAATCTCTCCCGCAGAAATGCGTGGAAGGAATGTGTCTATCAATCAGTTAACTATTGTATCCGGTATTTTGATCACGAATATGGTCAATTATTTTCTTGCTGATACCGGTCCCGATGCGTGGCGCTGGATGTTTGGCCTTGGCGCTGTGCCCGCCGCTCTGTTTCTAATGGGCGTAATCTGGCTTCCTGAAAGCCCGCGCTGGTTAATTAAAGACGGTCAGGTAGAAAAGGCGCATCAGGTATTGTCAAAAATTGGTAATGAACATTTTGTGCGTGAAACACAGGAGGCAATTGGTAAAACGTTATTGTCGGCACCGAAAGCCTCTTTTTCCGATGTTTTTCAAAAAGCGGTAAGACCGGCATTGCTGGTTGGGATTACACTCGCGGTATTTCAGCAGCTTTGCGGGATCAATGTCGTTTTTAATTATACATCTACCATTTTTGAATCTATCGGCGCAGACCTTGACAGGCAACTGATGGAAACTGTTGCCATCGGGGCAGTCAACCTGATCTTTACTTTGGTCGCCATGTGGCAGGTCGACAAGCTGGGCAGGCGGCCTCTGATGTTAATCGGATCACTGGGTCTTTCGATCACTTATATTGCACTGGCATATGTTTTGCAAAACGGCGCTCCTGCCATTGTGGTATCGATCCTTGTTCTGTCGGCAATTGCGTTATACGCCACTTCCCTTGCTCCCGTGACCTGGGTTTTGATCACCGAAATATTCCCCAACAATATAAGGGGAATGGGTATTTCGATTGCGACGGTATCGCTGTGGGGTGCCTACTTCATACTGGTTTTTACGTTTCCTGTTTTGGCCAAAACCTTGGGAACATTCGGGCCATTTTACCTGTACGCGGTTATTTGCTTTCTGGGTTTTGTATTTGTCAAAGCAAAGGTAGCCGAGACGAAAGGGCAGACATTAGAAAATCTGGAAGAAAGTTATATCAAACATTAA
- a CDS encoding DUF5107 domain-containing protein, translated as MDNVEIWEEKVIIPTYEVGEPEKNPMFFEKRVYQGSSGVVYPNPVIEKIFDTKVEKEYTGLFLENRYLKIMILPELGGRVQMAYDKLKQRHFVYYNQVIKPALVGLTGPWISGGIEFNWPQHHRPSTFEPVDYRIEENADGSKTVWVNEIEKMFRTKGMAGFTLYPNHAYLEIKAQLYNRSTLPQTFLWWANPAVKVNDDYQSVFPSDVNAVFDHGKRDVSTFPIATGTYYKVDYSPGTDISRYRNIPVPTSYMAINSDYDFVGGYEHDTKAGLLHIANHHVSPGKKQWTWGHGDFGQAWDRNLTDEDGPYIELMTGMFTDNQPDFTWLMPNEEKSFTQYFLPYHELGVVKNATRDILINLEREDLEVKIQVLVTSEQENLRVVLVQGVEILFEIQTDIKPEKIFEHKLVLPDHINPAKIALTVYDRFGKEKIRFDPSANRKNEIPIPAAAPAAPKDVESNEQLFLIGHHLEQYRHATYSPVPYYEEALRRDPSDIRNNNALGAWYLRRGQFARSEGYFQKAIKSVTSRNPNPYDGEAYYNLGICCLFLGETDKAYKAFYKAAWSSAWQDAAYLSLAQIDIKRGDYDLALEHISFSLDRNARSSKAYVMKAALLRKLGRNQEALVVCREAIKRDGFNLGARYELIITEHINTSGAPDLTLIQSLGRNNDNNYIEYALDYAWAGLYEEALDFLSLSEKSGSGNPMVYYHLAYIYRSLGQEDLAQNYLIKAAAQKPDYCFPNKLEDILALESAIQHNPSDGYAPYYLGNLFYDKRQYNEAINLWEQSAKINNAFPTTFRNLGIAVFNKLNNHKLATEYFEKAFSLNQNDGRILMEVNQLYLRLNKPPQERLTFLLEHAETAAGRDDLYLEIAALYNLTGEPAKALQLIEKRQFHPWEGGEGKVSSQYVFAMISLALENLANENYREAIAQLERSRTLPHNLGEGKLPDTPENDVHYWLGCGYEGLNETDTANDYFRKATKGNSEPSAAIFYNDQQPDKIFYQGLAWKKLGETEKANQIFGKLIAYGEMHQNDQVTLDYFAVSLPDLLIFDSDLNVLNQIHCLYISALGYLGLENYQTAVDLFKKVLTKDAAHSGAAVHLEMIKKALPIG; from the coding sequence ATGGATAACGTCGAGATTTGGGAAGAAAAAGTCATCATACCTACTTATGAAGTCGGTGAGCCTGAAAAGAATCCCATGTTTTTTGAAAAAAGAGTATATCAGGGAAGCAGTGGGGTGGTTTACCCAAATCCGGTGATTGAGAAAATATTTGATACAAAAGTTGAAAAGGAGTATACCGGGCTTTTTCTTGAAAACCGGTACTTGAAAATTATGATTTTGCCCGAACTTGGTGGCCGGGTGCAGATGGCATATGATAAACTTAAACAAAGACACTTCGTTTACTACAACCAGGTGATAAAACCGGCCCTGGTGGGTTTAACAGGTCCCTGGATCTCAGGAGGCATTGAATTCAACTGGCCGCAGCATCATCGGCCTTCTACATTCGAACCTGTCGATTACCGCATAGAGGAAAACGCGGACGGCAGCAAAACTGTTTGGGTCAACGAAATTGAGAAGATGTTCCGGACAAAAGGAATGGCGGGTTTTACGCTCTATCCCAATCATGCCTATCTGGAAATTAAAGCCCAGCTTTACAATCGCAGTACGCTTCCACAAACATTTTTATGGTGGGCAAATCCGGCTGTGAAGGTTAATGATGATTACCAGTCTGTTTTTCCTTCCGACGTAAATGCTGTTTTCGATCATGGAAAGCGGGACGTATCTACGTTTCCAATTGCGACCGGTACTTATTATAAAGTCGATTATTCGCCAGGTACTGATATTTCGCGGTACAGGAATATTCCGGTACCGACTTCGTACATGGCCATTAATTCCGATTATGATTTTGTGGGAGGTTATGAGCATGATACAAAGGCCGGATTGCTGCACATCGCCAACCATCATGTATCACCAGGCAAAAAGCAGTGGACGTGGGGACATGGCGATTTCGGGCAGGCTTGGGACAGAAACCTAACGGACGAAGACGGGCCTTATATTGAATTAATGACGGGTATGTTCACCGATAACCAGCCGGATTTTACATGGCTGATGCCCAATGAAGAAAAGTCATTTACTCAGTATTTTCTTCCTTATCATGAATTGGGTGTAGTAAAAAACGCGACCAGGGATATCCTGATAAATCTGGAAAGAGAAGATCTGGAAGTTAAAATACAGGTACTTGTCACATCTGAACAGGAAAATCTCCGTGTTGTACTTGTCCAGGGAGTTGAGATACTTTTTGAAATTCAAACCGATATTAAGCCAGAAAAGATATTTGAACACAAACTTGTACTGCCTGATCACATCAATCCTGCCAAAATTGCACTGACTGTTTACGACCGTTTTGGAAAAGAGAAAATCCGCTTTGATCCATCAGCAAACCGGAAAAATGAGATTCCTATACCGGCTGCTGCTCCGGCTGCGCCAAAAGACGTTGAAAGTAACGAACAACTCTTTCTGATCGGCCATCATCTGGAACAATACCGGCATGCTACTTATAGTCCGGTTCCCTATTATGAGGAAGCGCTTCGACGTGATCCTTCCGATATCCGTAACAACAATGCATTGGGTGCCTGGTATTTAAGAAGAGGACAGTTTGCCAGAAGTGAAGGTTATTTTCAAAAAGCGATTAAAAGTGTAACGAGCCGTAACCCAAACCCTTATGATGGGGAAGCCTACTACAATCTTGGTATTTGCTGTTTATTTCTGGGTGAAACCGACAAAGCATATAAGGCATTTTATAAAGCAGCATGGTCGTCGGCGTGGCAGGATGCAGCCTATCTTTCGCTGGCACAAATTGATATTAAAAGAGGAGATTACGATCTTGCTTTGGAGCACATTAGCTTTTCTCTCGACCGCAATGCCCGCAGCAGCAAAGCTTATGTCATGAAAGCTGCTTTACTCAGAAAACTGGGGCGTAACCAGGAGGCTTTGGTTGTTTGCCGGGAGGCCATAAAACGTGACGGGTTTAATCTGGGAGCCCGATATGAGCTTATTATAACTGAACATATAAATACCTCCGGCGCACCCGATCTAACCTTAATCCAGTCGCTGGGAAGGAACAACGACAATAATTATATTGAATATGCACTGGATTATGCATGGGCTGGCTTGTATGAAGAAGCGCTGGATTTTTTGTCCCTTTCAGAAAAATCAGGTTCGGGCAATCCAATGGTTTATTATCATCTGGCTTACATTTATCGCAGTCTCGGCCAGGAGGATCTGGCTCAAAACTATCTGATAAAAGCCGCAGCCCAAAAGCCGGACTACTGTTTCCCGAATAAACTTGAAGACATCCTTGCCCTGGAATCTGCAATTCAGCATAATCCGTCTGATGGTTATGCACCATATTATTTGGGAAATTTGTTTTACGACAAAAGGCAGTACAACGAGGCAATTAATTTATGGGAACAATCGGCGAAGATCAATAATGCCTTTCCTACTACATTCAGGAACCTGGGAATTGCCGTTTTCAATAAGCTTAATAATCACAAATTAGCTACTGAATATTTTGAAAAGGCATTTTCCTTGAATCAGAATGATGGACGTATATTAATGGAAGTGAATCAGTTGTATTTACGCTTAAATAAACCGCCGCAGGAACGATTAACCTTTTTATTGGAACATGCAGAAACGGCAGCCGGAAGAGATGATCTGTATCTTGAAATTGCCGCTTTGTACAATTTGACAGGAGAACCAGCAAAGGCTTTACAACTCATCGAAAAGCGGCAGTTTCATCCCTGGGAAGGAGGAGAGGGAAAGGTTTCCAGCCAATACGTATTTGCAATGATAAGTCTGGCGCTGGAAAATTTGGCAAATGAAAATTACAGGGAAGCCATTGCACAATTAGAACGTTCACGTACACTGCCGCATAATCTTGGCGAAGGTAAACTGCCGGATACGCCTGAAAACGATGTTCATTACTGGCTGGGATGCGGTTATGAAGGACTGAATGAAACAGATACCGCGAACGATTACTTCCGGAAAGCCACAAAAGGAAACAGTGAGCCGTCTGCGGCGATTTTTTATAATGACCAGCAGCCCGATAAAATATTTTACCAGGGTTTGGCATGGAAAAAACTGGGAGAAACAGAAAAGGCGAACCAGATTTTCGGCAAACTTATTGCTTATGGAGAAATGCACCAAAACGATCAGGTAACGCTTGATTATTTCGCCGTGTCCCTTCCGGATCTGTTGATATTTGATTCCGATCTGAATGTGCTTAATCAGATACATTGCCTGTATATTTCGGCTTTGGGATATTTAGGATTGGAAAATTATCAGACAGCTGTGGATTTATTCAAAAAGGTGCTCACAAAAGACGCCGCCCATTCAGGTGCTGCTGTTCATTTGGAAATGATTAAAAAGGCTCTGCCAATCGGATAA
- a CDS encoding DUF5018 domain-containing protein — protein MKITLLSAQFRLSTANCLATVNRCSCFILLILLVLSCKEKESLPGNGHILSFALQTVTATSINIDESTGRIQIAVAYGTVLNALSADIQISPSATIVPSGSVLQDFSRPVSYTVTAANGSKKVYTVMVSSAQQPAAQILGFSKESLRAGETLLISGKDFGSFGLAINAMLKNVQGQEFAIPSELIDSSHVRLTIPVSIDPAAYFVKIIKNKLETVSTQTIMVRIPAPEITAVKVHNILQGDSLVVAGSYIVPALHVYQLILVGEQGTYSLPSAAAQNGKLSFAVGTDIKAGLYTASLLQYVRVSHW, from the coding sequence TTGAAAATAACTCTCCTTTCCGCACAATTTCGTTTATCTACGGCCAATTGTCTCGCTACCGTAAACAGGTGCAGCTGTTTTATTTTATTAATCCTGCTGGTACTTTCCTGCAAAGAGAAAGAGTCGCTGCCTGGCAATGGACATATCCTGTCTTTTGCCCTTCAAACTGTAACTGCGACAAGTATAAATATTGATGAAAGTACGGGCAGGATCCAGATAGCAGTTGCTTATGGGACTGTGCTGAACGCACTGTCTGCAGATATACAGATCAGTCCGTCTGCAACGATTGTGCCTTCCGGCTCTGTGCTTCAGGACTTTTCCAGGCCGGTAAGTTATACAGTCACCGCGGCGAACGGATCAAAAAAGGTATATACGGTTATGGTGTCTTCTGCACAGCAGCCAGCAGCTCAGATCCTTGGCTTTTCCAAAGAATCCCTCAGGGCAGGGGAGACGCTGCTGATTTCGGGAAAGGATTTTGGAAGCTTCGGTCTGGCTATCAATGCCATGCTAAAAAATGTACAGGGGCAGGAATTTGCCATTCCTTCGGAACTGATCGATTCGTCCCATGTGCGTCTAACCATCCCCGTCAGTATAGATCCTGCGGCCTATTTTGTGAAAATAATTAAAAACAAGCTGGAAACAGTTTCGACTCAAACGATCATGGTGCGAATTCCCGCACCGGAAATAACAGCAGTCAAAGTGCATAACATTTTGCAGGGAGATAGTCTTGTTGTAGCGGGCAGTTATATTGTCCCGGCTTTGCATGTGTACCAGCTAATCCTGGTAGGTGAACAGGGAACTTACAGTCTGCCATCTGCTGCCGCGCAAAATGGTAAACTTTCATTTGCTGTGGGTACGGATATTAAAGCAGGCCTTTACACGGCCTCCCTTCTGCAATACGTCCGAGTCAGTCACTGGTAA